CGCCGCCGGTCGGCGGTGTTGGGCTGGATCGCCGGCGCCCAGGAACTGGGCAGTGTGCTGGGTCCGCTGTACGGCATCTTCATCGTCTGGGCGCTGACCAGCTGGCGAGACGTGTTCTGGATCAACGTGCCGCTGACCGTGCTGGCCATGGTGTTGATCCACTTCAGTCTCCCCCCGCAATCCACCGACGGCCCCCGGGAGCGAGTCGATGTGGTCGGCGGGCTGCTGCTGGCGGTGATCCTGGGCCTGCTGACGATCGGCCTATACAACCCCGACCCCAGTGCCAAGCAGGCGCTTCCCGACCACGGCGCGGCGTACCTGTTGTTTGCGGCGATCGCGCTCGTGGCTTTCGTGGTCTGGGAGATCAAGTCGCCGACGAAGCTGCTCGACCCGGCCGGCGCCCGGATGGGCCCGTTTCTGGCCGCCTTGGGCTCCTCACTCTGCGCCGGCGCCGCACTGATGGTCACCCTGGTCGACGTCGAACTGTTCGGCCAGGGCGTGCTCGGCAAGACCCAGAACGAGGCGGCGATGCTGCTGCTGTGGTTCCTGGCCGCGCTGCCCATCGGCGCCGTGGTGGGCGGCGCGATAGCCACCGCGGTCGGTGACCGGCTGGTGACATTCGTCGGGCTGCTCATCGCCGCCGGGGGCTACTGGCTGATCTCGAAGTGGCCGGTGGACCTGGCGGCCTACCACCACGATGTCCTCGGCCTGAGCCTTCCTGCGGCACACACCGATCAGGTGCTGGCCGGTTTCGGTTTGGGCCTGGTGATCGGCCCGCTGACCTCAGCGGTGATGCGCGTGGTGCCGCCGCGGGAGCACGGTATCGCCGCGGCGGGTGTGGTGGTGGCCCGGATGACGGGGATGCTGATCGGCATGGCCGCGCTGTCGGCGTGGGGCCTGTACCGGTTCAACCAGATTCTGGCCGGCCTGCCCAAGATGCCCGGCGGCAGCCTGGCCGAGAAAATGGCCGCAACCGCGGCCAACTCCAAGCTGGCCTTCGCCATGATGTACGGCGAGATCTTCGCGATCACCGCCATCATCTGTGTGGTCGGCGCGGTGCTCGGACTGTTCATCGGCAGCAACGACGTGCACGCCGAGGATCCGGAAGTGCCCGAGCCGGAGGCTGCCATCTCGCGGTGAGCGGGGCCCACCGCTAGTGCGGCACCAAACTCAGCAGCAGATCGGGTCCGATCTGCTCCATGGTGTCGAATCGCCAGCGCAGCGCCCGGGCAATGTTGGGCACGCCGACATCGTCGACGGCGGTGACCGGTCCGCCCAGCAGGATCGGTGCCACGTAGGCCAGGATGCGGTCGATCGCTCCCGCTCGCAGGAATGCCCCGGCCAGCGTGGGGCCGCCCTCGAGCAGCACGTCGGTGCGGTCTGAGAGGGCCCGCAGTACCTCCGCCGGGTCGTGGGTGCGGATCACCATGGTGCGCGAGTCGTCGTTGAGCACGTGCGCGTCTGCGGAGATCTCACGCCGGCCCACCACCACCCGCAGCGGTTGACGTTCGGCCAGGGTGCCGTCGGGCAGCCGGGCGGTAAGTGTGGGGTCGTCGACGAGCACGGTGCCGGTGCCGACCACGATGGCGTCGGCTGCCGCTCGGCGACGGTGCAGGTCGGCCCGTGCCGCCTCGCTGGTGATCCACTGGCTGGAACCGTCCGCGGCCGCGCTGCGACCGTCGATGCTGGTGGCGTACTTCCAGGTGACGTGCGGCCGGCCGGTGCGTTGCTTGTGCAGCCACTCCCGAAGCGGCCCGGTGTTCACGGCCGTGGCCTGCACCCCGGAGGTCACCTGCACGCCCGCGTCGGCCAATCGTGCCGCCCCGCCCCCCGCGTCCGGGTTGGGGTCGTCGACGGCGTAGACCACCTGTGCGACCCCGGCGGCCAGCAGCGCATCAACGCACGGAGGGGTTCTGCCGTGGTGATTGCACGGCTCGAGCGTGACGACTGCGGTACCGCCGACGCTCAGCTCACCGGCCCGGCGCAACGCCACCACTTCGGCGTGCGCCTCGCCGGCCGGACGGGTTCCCCCGACGCCGACCACCCTGCCGTCGCGATCCAGAATGACCGCGCCCACCGGTGGGTTGGGGTAGGTGTTGCCCTTGACTCGCTGCGCCTGTTCGATCGCCAGCAGCATCGCGGCGTCATGGTCGACGGCGTGCCCGCCGTCGCCTTCGGCGCTCATGCCTCGACTCCTTGCTCGTTCGTTCCTCTCTCGCCGTCGCCTTCGGTGCTCATGCGCGCAGGTGCGGTGATGCCGCCAGGGCCTGACGGCGTAGTGATTCAACGGCGGCGCCCGGGTCAGCGGCGCTGTAGACGGCCGAGCCGGCAACGAAGCAGTCGACGCCGGCTTCGGCGGCCTGTTCGACGGTGTCGGCGTTGATGCCGCCGTCGATCTCCACCAGGATGCTGAGCTCCCCGGAATCGACCAGCTTGCGCACGGCGCGCACCTTGCTCAGCACCTCAGGAATGAAGGACTGCCCGCCGAATCCGGGCTCCACCGACATCACCAGCAGGGTGTCGAAGTCCCGCAGGATCTCCAGGTAGGGCTCCAGCGGCGTGCCGGGCTTGATGCTGAGTCCGGCCTTGGCGCCCGCGGCGCGGATGTCGCGGGCCACGGCGACCGGGTTGTCGGTGGCCTCGGCGTGGAACGTGACGTTGTATGCGCCGGCCTCGGCGTAGGGCGGCGCCCATCGTCCCGGGTCCTCGATCATCAGATGGCAGTCCATCGGGATGTCGGTGGCCGCCAGCAGACTCTGCACCACCGGCAGACCCAGGGTCAGGTTCGGAACGAAATGGGCGTCCATCACATCGACGTGCAGCCAGTCCGCACCCTTCACGGCGGCGACCTCATCGGCGAGGCGGGCGAAATCGGCCGACAGGATCGACGGCGCGATCATGGCTCGTGACATGCGCTCAGATTACTTGTAGCGCCGCAGCGAACATGGCGTCGGTCCCGTGCCGGTGCGGCCACAGCTGCACGTGCGGTCCGTCGCCGAGCGCCTCGACCGGCGCGAACAGTTCCCTAGTGTCCAACGCCCGCACCGGATGCCGGCGTAGCGCATCGGCCACCACACCGACCGTTTCGGCCAGGTGCGGCGAGCAGGTCGCGTACAGCACCACTCCCCCGGGCCGGGTCAGTCCGATCGCCGCGCCCAGCAACTCGCGCTGCAGTTTCGCCAGCACCGGGATGTCGGCGGGCTGACGGCGCCAGCGGGCTTCGGGCCGACGCCGCAGGGCGCCCAGACCGGTGCAGGGCGCGTCGACCAGCACCCGGTCGAAGCCGGGTTGCAGGCCCGAATCGCGGCCGTCGGCCGTCAGCACCTCCACGTCCAGGCCGCGTGTGTTCTCGGCGACCAGTGCGGCCCGGTGCGGGGCCTGCTCAACGGCGGTCACCCGCGCCCCGACCTGCGCGCCGAGGGCGGCCAGCAGTGCGGTCTTGCCGCCCGGCCCGGCGCACAGGTCCAGCCACCGGCCGGTGTCACCGTCGACCGGAGCCATTGTCAGGGCACGGGCCACCAACTGGCTGCCCTCGTCTTGGACCAGGGCCTGGCCGGCGCGCACGGCGTCGAGCTTTCCGGGGTCACCGCCCGGCAGATAGACGGCGTAGGGCGAATACCGGCCGACTTCGCCGTCCACCGCGGCGGCCAATTCGGCCGCGGTCAGGGCGCCCGGTCGGGCCGCGAGATGCACGCGGGGCCGCTCGTCGTCACCGGCCAGCACGGCATCGAGTTCGCCGGCGGCGGCGCCCAGC
The window above is part of the Mycolicibacter sp. MU0102 genome. Proteins encoded here:
- a CDS encoding MFS transporter — protein: MRVNRTLAISAGSLAVLLGALDTYVVVTIMRDIMAPQPAGVGIPINKVQQLTPIITCYLLGYIAAMPLLGRASDRFGRKLLLQVSLATFAIGSVVTALSTDLSMLVIGRTIQGVAAGALLPVTFALGADLWAQRRRSAVLGWIAGAQELGSVLGPLYGIFIVWALTSWRDVFWINVPLTVLAMVLIHFSLPPQSTDGPRERVDVVGGLLLAVILGLLTIGLYNPDPSAKQALPDHGAAYLLFAAIALVAFVVWEIKSPTKLLDPAGARMGPFLAALGSSLCAGAALMVTLVDVELFGQGVLGKTQNEAAMLLLWFLAALPIGAVVGGAIATAVGDRLVTFVGLLIAAGGYWLISKWPVDLAAYHHDVLGLSLPAAHTDQVLAGFGLGLVIGPLTSAVMRVVPPREHGIAAAGVVVARMTGMLIGMAALSAWGLYRFNQILAGLPKMPGGSLAEKMAATAANSKLAFAMMYGEIFAITAIICVVGAVLGLFIGSNDVHAEDPEVPEPEAAISR
- the ribD gene encoding bifunctional diaminohydroxyphosphoribosylaminopyrimidine deaminase/5-amino-6-(5-phosphoribosylamino)uracil reductase RibD: MSAEGDGGHAVDHDAAMLLAIEQAQRVKGNTYPNPPVGAVILDRDGRVVGVGGTRPAGEAHAEVVALRRAGELSVGGTAVVTLEPCNHHGRTPPCVDALLAAGVAQVVYAVDDPNPDAGGGAARLADAGVQVTSGVQATAVNTGPLREWLHKQRTGRPHVTWKYATSIDGRSAAADGSSQWITSEAARADLHRRRAAADAIVVGTGTVLVDDPTLTARLPDGTLAERQPLRVVVGRREISADAHVLNDDSRTMVIRTHDPAEVLRALSDRTDVLLEGGPTLAGAFLRAGAIDRILAYVAPILLGGPVTAVDDVGVPNIARALRWRFDTMEQIGPDLLLSLVPH
- the rpe gene encoding ribulose-phosphate 3-epimerase, whose translation is MSRAMIAPSILSADFARLADEVAAVKGADWLHVDVMDAHFVPNLTLGLPVVQSLLAATDIPMDCHLMIEDPGRWAPPYAEAGAYNVTFHAEATDNPVAVARDIRAAGAKAGLSIKPGTPLEPYLEILRDFDTLLVMSVEPGFGGQSFIPEVLSKVRAVRKLVDSGELSILVEIDGGINADTVEQAAEAGVDCFVAGSAVYSAADPGAAVESLRRQALAASPHLRA
- a CDS encoding RsmB/NOP family class I SAM-dependent RNA methyltransferase; the encoded protein is MTGPQRGQRRPQRPQDGPRKLRRKPLDPARRAAFDVLQAVSQRDAYANLALPALLAERGITGRDAAFATELTYGTCRVRGLLDAIIGAAAQRKPETIDPVLLDLLRLGSYQLLRTRVEPHAAVSTTVDQAALEFDSARGGFVNGVLRTISARDEQSWTAELAPNADSDPIGHAAFVRAHPRWIAQAFADALGAAAGELDAVLAGDDERPRVHLAARPGALTAAELAAAVDGEVGRYSPYAVYLPGGDPGKLDAVRAGQALVQDEGSQLVARALTMAPVDGDTGRWLDLCAGPGGKTALLAALGAQVGARVTAVEQAPHRAALVAENTRGLDVEVLTADGRDSGLQPGFDRVLVDAPCTGLGALRRRPEARWRRQPADIPVLAKLQRELLGAAIGLTRPGGVVLYATCSPHLAETVGVVADALRRHPVRALDTRELFAPVEALGDGPHVQLWPHRHGTDAMFAAALQVI